The following coding sequences are from one Pseudomonas mendocina window:
- the astA gene encoding arginine N-succinyltransferase: MIVRPVRSADLPALIDLARSTGAGLTTLPANEERLAHRVGWAEKTFRGEAERADADYLFVLEDDAGKVVGISAVAGAVGLREPWYNYRVGLTVSASQELNIHRQVPTLFMANDLTGNSELCSLFLHADHRTGLNGRLLSKARFLFIAEFRDLFGDKVIAEMRGMSDERGRSPFWESLGRHFFKMEFSQADYLTGVGNKAFIAELMPKFPLYTCFLSEDARAVIGRVHPDTEPALAMLKAEGFSYQGYVDIFDAGPAIEAQTAKIRAVQHSQNLVLAIGTPGDDAEPFLVHNRKRQDCRITAAPARLAAGTLVVDPMTAKRLRLSAGDQVRAVALSAKS; the protein is encoded by the coding sequence ATGATCGTTCGTCCCGTGCGCAGTGCCGACTTGCCGGCCCTGATCGACCTGGCTCGCAGCACCGGCGCTGGCCTGACCACGCTGCCAGCCAATGAGGAGCGACTGGCGCACCGGGTCGGTTGGGCGGAGAAGACTTTCCGTGGCGAGGCCGAGCGCGCCGATGCCGATTACCTGTTCGTGCTCGAGGACGATGCCGGCAAGGTCGTCGGTATTTCCGCCGTGGCCGGTGCTGTCGGCCTGCGTGAGCCCTGGTACAACTACCGGGTCGGCCTGACCGTCAGCGCCTCGCAGGAGCTGAACATCCACCGCCAGGTGCCGACGCTGTTCATGGCCAATGACCTGACCGGCAATTCCGAGCTGTGCTCGCTGTTCCTGCATGCCGATCACCGCACCGGCCTCAATGGCCGCCTGCTGTCGAAGGCGCGCTTTCTGTTCATCGCCGAGTTCCGCGATCTGTTTGGCGACAAGGTAATCGCCGAGATGCGCGGCATGTCCGACGAGCGCGGGCGTTCACCATTTTGGGAAAGCCTCGGCCGGCACTTCTTCAAGATGGAGTTCTCCCAGGCGGACTACCTGACCGGTGTGGGCAACAAGGCCTTCATCGCCGAACTGATGCCCAAGTTTCCGCTCTACACCTGCTTCCTCTCCGAAGATGCGCGAGCGGTGATCGGTCGCGTGCACCCGGACACCGAGCCGGCGTTGGCGATGCTCAAGGCCGAGGGTTTCAGCTACCAGGGGTATGTCGACATCTTCGATGCGGGCCCGGCCATCGAGGCACAAACCGCGAAGATCCGCGCCGTGCAACACAGCCAAAACCTGGTGTTGGCCATCGGTACCCCAGGCGACGATGCCGAGCCTTTCCTGGTGCACAACCGCAAGCGCCAGGATTGCCGCATCACCGCCGCGCCGGCGCGACTGGCAGCCGGCACGCTGGTGGTCGACCCGATGACGGCCAAGCGCCTGCGCCTGTCAGCGGGTGATCAGGTGCGCGCGGTGGCGCTGTCGGCGAAATCCTGA
- a CDS encoding ABC transporter permease — protein sequence MLQGYGSTILDGVWLTVQLALLSMAVAVALGLLGAAFRLSPVKWLALMGETYATVIRGIPELVLILLIFFGGQDLVNRIAPLLGYEDYIDINPFVAGVGTLGFIYGAYLSETFRGAFMAIPKGQGEAGMAYGMSPLRVFFRILVPQMIRLAIPGLTNNWLVLVKATALISLVGLQDMMARAKSAGDATREPFTYILLAAAVYLAITSVSLLVLRYLERRYSVGVKAAEL from the coding sequence ATGCTTCAAGGCTACGGCTCGACCATTCTCGACGGTGTCTGGCTCACCGTGCAGTTGGCGCTGCTGTCGATGGCGGTTGCTGTCGCACTTGGCCTGCTCGGCGCAGCGTTTCGTCTGTCGCCGGTGAAATGGCTGGCCCTGATGGGCGAGACCTACGCCACGGTGATTCGCGGTATTCCCGAACTGGTGCTGATTCTGCTGATTTTCTTTGGCGGCCAGGATCTGGTGAACCGCATCGCTCCGCTGCTGGGCTATGAGGATTACATCGACATCAATCCATTCGTGGCCGGTGTCGGTACGCTGGGCTTCATTTACGGTGCCTATCTGTCGGAGACCTTCCGCGGCGCCTTCATGGCCATCCCCAAGGGGCAGGGCGAGGCCGGCATGGCCTATGGCATGAGCCCGCTGCGGGTGTTCTTTCGCATCCTCGTGCCGCAGATGATCCGTCTGGCGATTCCCGGCCTCACCAACAACTGGCTGGTGCTGGTCAAGGCCACTGCGCTGATCTCCCTGGTCGGCCTGCAGGATATGATGGCCCGTGCCAAGAGTGCCGGTGATGCGACGCGCGAGCCGTTCACCTACATCCTCCTGGCGGCGGCCGTGTACCTGGCGATCACCAGCGTTTCGCTGCTGGTGTTGCGCTATCTCGAGCGCCGCTATTCGGTCGGCGTGAAAGCCGCCGAGCTCTGA
- the gspL gene encoding type II secretion system protein GspL: MNPTWIFLPPEACHDLSADLPVQRVTPDECRAMSLAEALAELPVHWELVLPVEVVTACAVLLPTQKARWMRQALPFAVEELLAEDVELMHLALGEQLADGRHRVYALRANWLRECLALFAVQPPKAIRVDADLLPRQGSQLLWLHSRWLLGGEAPWRLALQAEDWPALAGRCPSPCIVSAPAGQALPEQVDEVHLLEDAHQWLVRQGGGADLAQGEFALRQSGDGWRRWRPLAGVLALCLFLQWGFSLAQGWYLQREADAYAASSEALYRELFPQDNKLINLRAQFDQHLAQSAGRDSPVLGLLAEVAAALHAEGAPQVQVNQLDYSATRADMSLQLQAPGFAELERLRERLEASGLSVQMGSASREAEGVSARVVIGG, encoded by the coding sequence ATGAACCCGACATGGATATTCCTGCCGCCCGAGGCGTGTCACGACTTGTCAGCGGATTTACCCGTGCAGCGGGTCACGCCTGATGAGTGTCGCGCCATGAGTTTGGCCGAGGCTCTAGCTGAGTTGCCTGTGCACTGGGAGCTGGTATTGCCGGTGGAGGTGGTCACCGCCTGCGCCGTGCTGCTGCCGACGCAGAAGGCACGCTGGATGCGCCAGGCGCTACCGTTCGCGGTGGAGGAACTGCTGGCTGAGGATGTCGAGCTGATGCACCTGGCGCTGGGTGAACAGCTGGCCGATGGTCGTCATCGCGTCTATGCGCTGCGCGCCAACTGGTTGCGCGAGTGCCTGGCGCTGTTCGCGGTGCAGCCGCCGAAGGCGATCCGTGTCGATGCCGACCTGTTGCCGCGCCAGGGCAGTCAGTTGCTCTGGCTGCACTCGCGTTGGTTGCTTGGCGGCGAGGCGCCCTGGCGTCTGGCCTTGCAGGCGGAGGACTGGCCGGCGCTGGCGGGGCGTTGTCCATCGCCGTGCATCGTCAGTGCGCCGGCTGGTCAGGCACTGCCGGAGCAGGTTGACGAGGTGCATCTGCTGGAGGATGCGCATCAATGGCTGGTGCGTCAGGGCGGTGGTGCCGATCTGGCTCAGGGGGAGTTCGCCTTGCGCCAGAGTGGTGATGGCTGGCGGCGCTGGCGTCCGCTGGCCGGCGTGTTGGCGCTGTGTCTCTTTCTGCAGTGGGGGTTCAGTCTGGCTCAGGGCTGGTATCTGCAGCGTGAGGCCGATGCCTATGCAGCTTCCAGCGAGGCCCTGTACCGCGAGCTGTTTCCGCAGGACAACAAGTTGATCAACCTGCGTGCGCAGTTCGATCAACATCTCGCGCAGTCTGCTGGTCGCGACAGTCCGGTTCTGGGTCTGCTGGCCGAGGTAGCGGCAGCGCTGCATGCCGAGGGCGCACCACAGGTGCAGGTCAATCAGCTCGACTACAGCGCGACCCGGGCCGATATGTCGCTGCAATTGCAGGCGCCAGGCTTCGCCGAACTGGAGCGCTTGCGTGAGCGCCTGGAAGCGTCTGGCCTGTCGGTACAGATGGGCTCGGCCAGCCGTGAAGCCGAAGGCGTCAGCGCACGCGTGGTGATAGGAGGATGA
- the argR gene encoding transcriptional regulator ArgR has product MTPHRIGFLYWPGTKPLTLSLAEEALRVAQRVHPEVLYELVFLQAEPLAAGDWRLPGEPWAGHMDGLDKLFLLADAPPAQVSAGLAAALKQQVRSGCVIGGLSAGVYPLAQLGLLDGYRAAVHWRWQDDFSERFPKVIATSHLFDWDRDRLTACGGLAVLDLLLAVLARDHGAELAGAVSEELVVERIREGGERQRIPLQNRLGSSHPKLTQAVLLMEANIEEPLTTDEIAQHVCVSRRQLERIFKQYLNRVPSQYYLELRLNKARQLLMQTSKSIIQIGLSCGFSSGPHFSSAYRNFFGATPRDDRNQRRSNSPFELTSTPIERG; this is encoded by the coding sequence ATGACCCCCCATCGAATCGGCTTTCTCTACTGGCCCGGCACCAAGCCTCTGACCTTGTCCCTGGCTGAGGAAGCGTTGCGTGTTGCCCAGCGCGTGCATCCGGAAGTGCTGTACGAACTGGTCTTCCTTCAGGCCGAGCCGCTGGCCGCCGGTGATTGGCGCCTGCCGGGCGAGCCCTGGGCAGGGCACATGGATGGGCTGGACAAGCTGTTTCTGCTTGCCGATGCACCGCCAGCGCAGGTTTCCGCCGGCCTGGCCGCTGCGCTCAAGCAGCAGGTGCGCAGCGGTTGCGTGATTGGCGGCCTGTCTGCCGGGGTTTATCCGCTGGCTCAGCTCGGTTTGCTCGATGGTTATCGCGCAGCGGTGCACTGGCGCTGGCAGGACGATTTTTCCGAACGCTTCCCCAAGGTCATCGCCACCAGTCATCTGTTCGACTGGGATCGTGATCGACTGACCGCTTGTGGCGGCCTGGCAGTGCTCGACCTGTTGCTGGCGGTGCTGGCACGCGACCACGGCGCCGAGCTGGCCGGTGCGGTGAGCGAAGAGCTGGTGGTCGAGCGCATTCGTGAGGGCGGGGAGCGTCAGCGCATTCCGTTGCAGAACCGCCTCGGTTCCAGCCATCCGAAGCTGACCCAGGCGGTGCTGCTGATGGAGGCCAATATCGAGGAGCCGCTGACCACCGACGAGATCGCTCAGCACGTGTGCGTGTCGCGTCGCCAGTTGGAGCGCATCTTCAAGCAGTACCTCAATCGCGTGCCCAGCCAGTACTACCTGGAACTGCGCCTGAACAAGGCGCGCCAGTTGTTGATGCAGACCAGCAAGTCGATCATCCAGATCGGTCTGTCCTGCGGTTTCTCCTCGGGGCCGCACTTCTCCAGTGCCTACCGCAATTTCTTCGGCGCCACGCCGCGTGATGACCGCAACCAGCGGCGCAGCAATAGCCCCTTCGAGCTGACCTCCACGCCGATTGAGCGCGGCTGA
- a CDS encoding ABC transporter permease, producing the protein MLFDYNVVLDSLPLYFGGVLVTLKLLLVALAVGLLLAVPLAIMRVSRQALINFPAWLYTYVIRGTPMLVQLYLLYYGLAQFEAVRESFMWPYLSSATFCACLAFAINTSAYTAEILAGSLKATPPGEIEAAKAMGMSRGKLYRRILLPSALRRALPQYSNEVIMMLHTTSLASVVTLIDITGAAKTVSSQYYLPFEAYVTAGLFYLALTFILVRLFKLAERRWLAYLAPRKA; encoded by the coding sequence ATGCTTTTCGATTACAACGTGGTACTCGACAGCCTGCCGCTGTACTTCGGTGGTGTGCTGGTGACCCTCAAGCTGTTGCTCGTCGCCCTGGCCGTGGGCCTGCTGCTGGCGGTGCCGCTGGCGATCATGCGGGTATCCAGGCAAGCGTTGATCAATTTCCCCGCCTGGCTCTACACCTATGTGATCCGCGGCACGCCGATGCTGGTGCAGTTGTACCTGCTGTACTACGGCCTGGCTCAGTTCGAGGCCGTGCGCGAGAGTTTCATGTGGCCTTACCTGTCCAGTGCCACCTTCTGCGCCTGCCTGGCCTTCGCCATCAATACCAGTGCCTACACCGCTGAAATCCTGGCGGGCAGCCTCAAGGCCACGCCGCCGGGCGAGATCGAGGCGGCCAAGGCCATGGGCATGTCGCGTGGCAAGCTGTATCGGCGCATCCTGTTGCCTTCGGCGTTGCGCCGCGCGCTGCCGCAGTACAGCAATGAGGTGATCATGATGCTGCACACGACGAGCCTGGCTTCGGTAGTGACCCTTATCGACATCACTGGCGCGGCCAAGACCGTCAGCTCGCAGTATTACCTGCCGTTCGAAGCCTACGTCACCGCCGGTCTGTTCTATCTGGCGCTGACGTTCATCCTGGTGCGCCTGTTCAAGCTGGCCGAGCGCCGCTGGCTGGCCTATCTGGCACCGCGCAAGGCCTGA
- a CDS encoding ABC transporter ATP-binding protein, with protein sequence MYKLEVQDLHKRYGSHEVIKGVSMAAKAGDVISIIGSSGSGKSTFLRCLNLLEQPHAGKILLNNEELKLVPAKDGSLRAADAKQLQRMRSRLAMVFQHFNLWSHMSALENVMEAPVHVLGMSKAEARDKAEHYLAKVGVAHRKDAYPAHMSGGEQQRVAIARALAMEPEVMLFDEPTSALDPELVGEVLKVMQDLATEGRTMVVVTHEMGFAREVSNQLVFLHKGLVEERGCPKEVLANPQSERLQQFLSGSLK encoded by the coding sequence ATGTACAAACTCGAAGTTCAGGATCTGCACAAACGTTACGGCAGCCATGAGGTGATCAAGGGCGTGTCGATGGCGGCCAAGGCTGGCGACGTGATCAGCATCATCGGCTCCAGCGGCTCGGGCAAGAGCACCTTCCTGCGCTGTCTGAACCTGCTGGAGCAGCCGCATGCCGGCAAGATCCTGCTCAACAACGAAGAGCTGAAGCTGGTGCCGGCCAAGGACGGTTCGCTGCGTGCCGCCGATGCCAAGCAGCTGCAGCGCATGCGCTCGCGTCTGGCGATGGTGTTCCAGCACTTCAATCTGTGGTCGCACATGAGCGCCCTGGAAAACGTCATGGAAGCGCCGGTACACGTGCTCGGCATGAGCAAGGCCGAGGCTCGTGACAAGGCCGAGCATTACCTGGCCAAGGTCGGTGTGGCACATCGCAAGGACGCCTACCCGGCGCACATGTCCGGTGGCGAGCAGCAGCGCGTTGCCATCGCGCGCGCCCTGGCGATGGAGCCGGAGGTGATGCTGTTCGACGAGCCGACCTCGGCGCTTGACCCGGAGCTGGTCGGCGAAGTGCTCAAGGTCATGCAGGATCTGGCCACCGAAGGCCGCACCATGGTGGTGGTGACCCACGAGATGGGGTTCGCCCGCGAGGTGTCGAACCAGTTGGTATTCCTGCACAAGGGGCTGGTGGAAGAGCGCGGTTGTCCCAAAGAAGTGTTGGCCAATCCGCAATCCGAGCGACTGCAGCAGTTCCTTTCCGGCAGTCTCAAATAA
- a CDS encoding type II secretion system protein M, which produces MARTGLTESLQLHWQRSPLAQRWQTLPARDRLALMALSVFLLLVLFYLVLWQPAQRHAQAARAAFEEQRALYAYMQSRAPQVQGRDLQPRASLDPARLQGVVTASAAQQGLVIERLDTEGYGAVQVNLQPVAFAQLLRWIEALEAQGVRVEEAGLDRAEENRVTARLSLRVGD; this is translated from the coding sequence ATGGCGAGAACAGGGTTGACCGAAAGCCTGCAACTGCACTGGCAGCGCTCGCCGCTGGCGCAACGCTGGCAGACGTTGCCAGCGCGTGATCGCCTGGCACTGATGGCGCTGAGCGTCTTCCTGCTGCTGGTGCTGTTCTATCTGGTGTTGTGGCAGCCAGCGCAACGCCATGCGCAGGCAGCGCGCGCCGCGTTCGAGGAGCAGCGGGCTCTTTATGCTTACATGCAAAGCCGTGCGCCGCAGGTACAGGGGCGTGATCTGCAGCCGCGTGCCAGCCTCGATCCGGCGCGTTTGCAGGGTGTGGTCACGGCAAGCGCAGCGCAGCAGGGACTGGTGATCGAGCGCCTGGATACTGAGGGCTACGGCGCGGTGCAGGTCAACCTGCAGCCGGTGGCGTTTGCTCAGTTGCTGCGTTGGATCGAAGCGCTGGAAGCGCAGGGCGTGCGCGTCGAGGAGGCTGGGCTGGATCGCGCGGAGGAAAACCGCGTGACCGCGCGTCTCAGTTTGCGTGTGGGCGATTGA
- a CDS encoding aspartate aminotransferase family protein produces the protein MSVQHDAVQRADFDQFMVPNYAPAAFVPVRGLGSRVWDQSGRELIDFAGGIAVNVLGHCHPALVAALTEQANTLWHISNVFTNEPTLRLGKKLVEATFAERVFFCNSGAEANEAAFKLARRVAHDRFGPEKHEIIAATNSFHGRTLFTVSVGGQPKYSDGFGPKIQGITHVPYNDLDALKAAISDKTCAVVLEPIQGEGGVLPADQAYLQGARELCNAHNALLVFDEVQSGMGRTGELFAYMNYGVVPDILSSAKSLGGGFPIAAMLTTTDLAKHFSPGTHGTTYGGNPLACAVGEAVLDIVNTSQTLEGVKAKSEQFKARLEALGKQYGLFEQVRGMGLLLGCVLNDAWKGKAKQVLDAATAEGLMILQAGPDVVRFAPSLVVEESDIDEGLARFERALSKLTAA, from the coding sequence ATGTCCGTTCAGCACGATGCGGTGCAACGCGCCGATTTCGACCAGTTCATGGTTCCCAACTACGCCCCTGCTGCCTTCGTCCCCGTGCGCGGTCTGGGTTCGCGAGTCTGGGATCAGAGCGGTCGAGAGCTGATCGACTTCGCCGGCGGCATCGCCGTCAACGTGCTCGGCCACTGCCATCCGGCGTTGGTCGCGGCGCTGACCGAGCAGGCCAATACCCTGTGGCACATCTCCAACGTCTTCACCAACGAGCCGACCCTGCGTTTGGGCAAGAAGCTGGTCGAGGCGACCTTCGCCGAGCGCGTGTTCTTCTGCAACTCCGGCGCCGAGGCCAACGAGGCCGCGTTCAAGCTGGCCCGTCGCGTCGCCCATGACCGTTTCGGCCCGGAAAAGCACGAGATCATCGCCGCGACCAACAGCTTCCACGGCCGTACCCTGTTCACCGTCAGCGTGGGCGGCCAGCCGAAATACTCCGACGGCTTCGGGCCGAAGATCCAGGGCATCACCCATGTGCCGTACAACGATCTGGACGCGCTGAAAGCTGCGATTTCCGACAAGACCTGTGCCGTGGTGCTGGAGCCGATCCAGGGCGAGGGCGGCGTGCTGCCGGCCGATCAGGCTTATCTGCAAGGCGCTCGCGAGTTGTGCAATGCGCACAACGCGCTGCTGGTATTCGATGAAGTGCAAAGTGGCATGGGCCGTACCGGTGAACTGTTCGCCTACATGAACTACGGCGTGGTGCCGGACATTCTCTCCAGCGCCAAGAGCCTGGGCGGTGGTTTCCCCATCGCCGCGATGCTAACCACCACTGACCTGGCCAAGCACTTCTCGCCGGGTACCCACGGCACCACTTACGGCGGCAACCCGCTGGCCTGCGCAGTTGGCGAGGCGGTGCTGGATATCGTCAACACCAGTCAGACCCTGGAGGGTGTGAAGGCCAAGAGCGAGCAGTTCAAGGCTCGTCTGGAAGCACTCGGCAAGCAGTACGGCCTGTTCGAGCAGGTGCGCGGTATGGGCCTGCTGCTCGGTTGCGTGCTCAATGACGCCTGGAAGGGCAAGGCCAAGCAGGTGCTCGACGCCGCTACGGCTGAAGGCCTGATGATTCTGCAGGCTGGCCCGGACGTGGTGCGTTTCGCCCCGAGCCTGGTGGTCGAAGAGTCCGATATCGATGAAGGCCTGGCTCGTTTCGAGCGCGCGCTGAGCAAGCTGACGGCGGCCTGA
- the aruF gene encoding arginine/ornithine succinyltransferase subunit alpha yields MLVMRPAQMADLADVQRLAADSPVGVTSLPDDAGRLGDKIAASEASFSAEVSFNGEESYFFVLEDTASGRLVGCSGIVASAGYSEPFYSFRNETFVHNSRELKIHNKIHVLSLCHDLTGNSLLTSFYVERPLVGSAFAELNSRGRLLFMAGHPERFADAVVVEIVGHSDENGDSPFWDAVGRNFFDMTYAEAERLCGLKSRTFLAELMPHYPIYVPLLSDEAQEAMGQVHPRAQITFDILMREGFETDHYIDIFDGGPTLHARTSGIRSIAQSRLVPVRIAASGEAETGGRQYLVSNGQLQDFRAIVADLDWVPGKPVILSQEAAEALGVGEGASVRLVAI; encoded by the coding sequence ATGCTGGTGATGCGCCCCGCGCAAATGGCAGACCTGGCCGACGTGCAGCGCCTGGCCGCGGACAGCCCGGTGGGTGTCACGTCGTTGCCGGACGATGCTGGCCGGTTGGGCGACAAGATCGCCGCGTCGGAAGCGTCTTTCTCTGCCGAGGTCAGCTTCAATGGCGAGGAGAGTTACTTCTTCGTCCTTGAAGACACCGCCAGCGGCCGCCTGGTCGGTTGCTCCGGTATCGTCGCTTCGGCCGGTTATTCCGAGCCGTTCTACAGTTTTCGCAATGAAACCTTCGTGCACAACTCGCGCGAGCTGAAGATCCACAACAAGATTCACGTGTTGTCGCTGTGTCACGACCTGACCGGCAACAGCCTGCTCACCAGCTTTTACGTCGAGCGTCCGCTGGTTGGCAGTGCCTTCGCCGAGCTCAATTCGCGCGGGCGTCTGCTGTTCATGGCCGGGCACCCGGAGCGCTTCGCCGACGCGGTAGTGGTGGAGATAGTCGGCCATAGCGACGAGAACGGCGACTCGCCGTTCTGGGACGCCGTGGGGCGCAACTTCTTCGACATGACCTACGCCGAGGCCGAGCGTCTGTGCGGGCTGAAGAGCCGTACCTTCCTCGCCGAGCTGATGCCGCATTACCCGATCTACGTACCGCTGCTTTCGGATGAAGCGCAGGAGGCCATGGGCCAGGTGCATCCGCGCGCGCAGATCACCTTCGACATCCTCATGCGTGAAGGCTTCGAGACCGACCACTACATCGACATCTTCGATGGTGGCCCGACCCTGCATGCGCGTACGTCGGGCATTCGCAGCATCGCGCAGAGCCGCCTGGTACCGGTGCGTATCGCCGCCAGCGGTGAGGCCGAGACAGGCGGACGTCAGTATCTGGTGAGTAACGGTCAGTTGCAGGATTTTCGCGCCATCGTCGCCGACCTTGACTGGGTGCCCGGCAAACCCGTGATCCTCAGCCAGGAAGCTGCCGAGGCATTGGGCGTGGGTGAGGGTGCCAGCGTCAGGCTGGTCGCGATTTGA
- a CDS encoding ABC transporter substrate-binding protein, with translation MKKIALLGALALSLMSPLALAEKPLRIGIEAAYPPFAFKTPDGQIAGFDYDIGNALCEEMKVECKWIEQEFDGLIPALKVRKFDAVLSSMSITEDRKKSVDFTGKYYATPAKLAMKAGTELKDPLVDLKGKKVGVQRSSVYDRYATDIFAPAGAEIVRYSSQNEIFLDMQSGRLDATLADSVNIDDGFLKTDGGKGFAFVGPDFTDVKYFGEGQGIAVRKGDKALADKISAAILAIRANGKYKEVQDKYFDFDVYGE, from the coding sequence ATGAAGAAGATCGCACTGCTCGGCGCCCTGGCGCTGTCCCTGATGTCGCCCCTGGCGCTGGCCGAGAAGCCGCTGCGCATTGGCATCGAGGCGGCTTACCCGCCCTTCGCATTCAAGACTCCCGATGGCCAGATCGCCGGCTTCGACTACGACATCGGCAACGCCCTGTGCGAAGAGATGAAGGTCGAGTGCAAGTGGATCGAGCAGGAGTTCGACGGCCTGATCCCGGCGCTGAAAGTGCGCAAGTTCGACGCCGTGCTGTCGTCGATGTCGATCACCGAAGATCGCAAGAAGTCCGTGGACTTCACCGGCAAGTACTACGCCACCCCGGCCAAGCTGGCGATGAAAGCCGGCACCGAGCTGAAAGATCCGCTGGTCGACCTCAAAGGCAAGAAGGTTGGCGTGCAGCGCTCGTCCGTCTATGACCGTTACGCCACCGACATCTTCGCCCCGGCTGGCGCTGAAATCGTGCGTTACAGCTCGCAGAACGAAATCTTCCTCGACATGCAGTCCGGCCGCCTGGACGCCACCCTGGCCGACTCGGTGAACATCGATGACGGTTTCCTCAAAACCGACGGCGGCAAGGGTTTCGCCTTCGTAGGCCCGGATTTCACCGACGTGAAGTACTTCGGCGAAGGCCAGGGCATCGCCGTGCGCAAGGGCGACAAGGCGCTGGCTGACAAGATCAGTGCTGCCATCCTGGCCATCCGCGCCAACGGCAAGTACAAGGAAGTACAGGACAAGTACTTCGACTTCGACGTTTACGGCGAGTAA
- the astD gene encoding succinylglutamate-semialdehyde dehydrogenase — MSTHYIAGHWLAGQGEPLESLDPVTQAVVWHGRGANAVQVDAAVAAARTAFATWAAQSLDSRIAVLERFAVRLKDQAETIARAIGEETGKPLWEAATEVNSMVGKVAISIQSYRERTGEKSGPLADATAVLRHKPHGVVAVFGPYNFPGHLPNGHIVPALLAGNAVVFKPSELTPKVAELAVQCWIDAGLPAGVLNLLQGGRETGVALAGHPGIDGLFFTGSSRTGNLLHAQFAGRPEKILALEMGGNNPLIVDQVADVDAAVYTIVQSAFISAGQRCTCARRLLVPQGEWGDALLARLVQVAGQIKVGRFDEQPAPFMGSVISLQAAAQLLQAQQDLLAKGATALLAMAQPQANAALLTPGILDVTAVAERVDEEFFGPLLQVIRYTSFEAAIDEANATVYGLAAGLLSDSRARYEQFWLHSRAGIVNWNKQLTGAASSAPFGGIGASGNHRASAYYAADYCAYPVASLESESLTLPATLTPGVTL; from the coding sequence ATGAGCACTCATTACATTGCGGGCCACTGGCTGGCCGGCCAGGGCGAGCCCCTGGAGTCTCTCGATCCGGTTACTCAGGCGGTGGTGTGGCATGGCCGTGGCGCCAATGCCGTGCAGGTCGATGCTGCCGTGGCCGCAGCGCGTACTGCGTTCGCCACCTGGGCCGCGCAGTCGCTGGACAGCCGTATCGCGGTGCTCGAACGTTTTGCCGTGCGCCTCAAGGATCAGGCTGAAACCATCGCCCGTGCCATTGGTGAGGAGACCGGCAAGCCGCTGTGGGAAGCCGCCACGGAAGTGAACAGCATGGTTGGCAAGGTGGCGATTTCCATCCAGAGCTACCGTGAACGCACCGGCGAGAAGAGCGGCCCGCTGGCCGACGCCACCGCTGTGCTGCGGCACAAGCCGCATGGCGTGGTCGCGGTGTTCGGCCCTTACAACTTTCCCGGTCATCTGCCCAACGGGCATATCGTGCCAGCGCTCCTGGCGGGTAATGCTGTGGTCTTCAAGCCCAGCGAGCTGACGCCCAAGGTGGCCGAGCTGGCCGTGCAGTGCTGGATCGATGCCGGCCTGCCAGCTGGTGTGCTCAATCTGCTGCAGGGCGGTCGCGAGACGGGTGTTGCGCTGGCCGGGCATCCTGGCATCGACGGGTTGTTCTTCACCGGTTCTAGCCGCACCGGCAACCTGCTGCATGCGCAGTTCGCCGGTCGCCCGGAGAAGATCCTGGCGCTGGAGATGGGCGGCAATAATCCGTTGATCGTCGACCAGGTGGCCGATGTCGATGCCGCCGTCTATACGATCGTGCAATCCGCCTTCATCAGTGCCGGTCAGCGTTGCACCTGTGCGCGCCGCCTGCTGGTGCCGCAAGGGGAGTGGGGGGATGCGCTGCTGGCGCGCCTGGTGCAGGTCGCCGGGCAGATCAAGGTCGGTCGTTTCGACGAGCAGCCCGCACCATTCATGGGCTCGGTGATTTCCCTGCAAGCCGCCGCGCAGTTGCTGCAGGCACAGCAGGATCTGCTGGCCAAGGGCGCGACGGCGCTGCTGGCGATGGCCCAGCCGCAGGCGAACGCCGCCCTGCTGACGCCGGGCATCCTCGATGTCACGGCGGTTGCCGAGCGTGTTGACGAAGAGTTCTTCGGGCCGCTGCTGCAGGTGATTCGCTACACCAGCTTCGAGGCCGCCATCGATGAGGCCAATGCCACGGTCTATGGCCTGGCGGCCGGGCTGTTGTCCGACTCGCGGGCGCGTTACGAGCAGTTTTGGCTGCACAGCCGCGCCGGCATCGTCAACTGGAACAAGCAGCTTACCGGCGCCGCCAGCAGTGCGCCGTTCGGTGGTATCGGCGCTTCTGGCAACCACCGCGCCAGTGCCTATTACGCTGCTGATTATTGCGCCTACCCGGTCGCCTCGCTGGAGAGCGAGAGCCTGACCTTGCCCGCGACCCTGACCCCGGGAGTGACCCTGTGA